The Mycobacterium sp. EPa45 genomic interval CTGGGCCGGTGCGATCGCAAAGGCGCCGCGGATACCTTCGACGCGGCCGGGTACGTGAGTGTGTTGCACAGGGTGCGGTCCGACTACCGCCTGCGGGATGTCTACGTACCCGACTTCGACCGTCGCCTCGACGAACCAGTCGCAGCCGGACACGTCATTGCTGCCGACTGTCGGTTGGTGATCACCGAGGGCAACTACCTCGGCGTGCCCGACGGCGAGTGGTCAGGCGTGCGCGGGCTGCTGGATCGCCTCTTTTATGTGGACTGTCCGGCGGACGTGCGATGGGAACGGTTGGTGGCTCGGCATATTGCCGGCGGGCGTACGAGGGCGGCGGCCGAGGCGTGGGTCGACGAGGTCGACGAGCCCGATGCCACGTTGATCGCGACGACGCGGCAGTGGTGTGACGCGGTCATCGACGGCTGCTGAGGCGCCGAACGTAACCCCAGGGCGCGATCCGACGCCGAGCGTCACCCTCGCGTTACATTCGGCGAGCCGTCAGCAGCAGCGCGCGGTCGGGTTGGCGTCGGCGTCGGCGTGCCGTTTGCGCCAATACTGCGCCTCGCTGAGCACCGGTTCGCCCGGATGTGTGCGGGCCCGGTGCTCCAGATAGCGGCGGTAGTGGCTGTCGCCCATCAATGCGCTGACGTACCAACGGATCTGGCGTGCGGTGCGGGTAGCGCCTCCCATTGCTTCTGCACCTCCTTCTCGGCGGCGGTGGAGATCAGGCTCGACGGACCGAAGATCTTCGACGGCACCGGGGTGTCGTCGCTCAGCGGCGGGCCGCCGCCGCGGAGGGCCCGCAGCGCCACGATCACTCCGGCGACGAACACGATGATCACGGCCGCGGCGAACACGATCGACAGCGTGCCCTGGATGAAGGTGTTGCGGATGACGGCGTGCAGCTGATCGACGTTCTTCGCCGACCCGAAGGCCGTCTTGCCCGCGTCCGCGGCGGCGCGGTACTGGAAGTGCTGTGTCCAGTAGCCGACCTTGGGATCGCCGGAGAAGATCTTCTGCCACGACGCGGTGAGCGTGACGGTCAGATCCCACAGCAGCGGGACCGCAGGGATCCAGGCCCATTTCAGCAGACCCCGCTTGACGACCACGACCGTCACCACCGTCAACGCGATCGCCGCCAGCAACTGGTTGGCGATACCGAACAGTGGGAACAGCGTGTTGATTCCGCCGAGCGGATCGGTGACGCCCATCAGCAGGATGGACCCCCAGCCGGCGACCACCAGCACGCTGCAGATCCACGCCCCGACCCGCCAGCTCGGGTTGCGCAGCCGCGTGAACGGGCCGCCGAGGTTGGCCAGTCCGTCGGAGAGCATGAAGCGGGCGACCCGAGTGCCGGCGTCGACGGTGGTCAGGATGAACAGCGCCTCGAACATGATCGCGAAGTGATACCAGAACGCCCGAAGACCCGGCCCGCCGAACACCTGGTGCAGCACTTCGGACATGCCGAACGCCAATGTCGGCGCGCCGCCGGTGCGCGAGATGATCGAGTGCTCACCGACACTTGCAGCGGCCTCATTGATCTGACCCGCGGTGATCGGGGCCCCGGATAGGCCGAGCCCGTTGACGTATTTGGCCGCGGTTTCGGCCGTCGTACCCGTCTGAGCCGACGGTGCGTTGATCGCGAAGTACAGATGCTGGTTGAGGATTGCGGCGGTGATCAACGCCATGATCGCCACGAACGACTCGGTGAGCATGCCGCCGTATCCGATCAAGCGCATCTGGCTTTCCTTCTCCAGCAGCTTCGGCGTGGTTCCCGAAGAGATCAGAGAGTGAAAACCAGACAGCGCCCCACAGGCGATGGTGATGAACAAGAACGGGAAAAGCGAGCCGGCGAACACCGGGCCGGAGCCGCTCTCGGCGAACTTGGACACCGCCGGAGCTTCCATGATCGGCCGGGCCAGCAGGATGCCGACCGCGAGCAGCACGATGGTCCCGACCTTCATGAACGTCGACAGGTAATCGCGCGGCGCCAGCAGGAACCAGACCGGCAGCACCGACGCGGCCAGGCCGTAGACGATGATGCACCACGACAGCGTGACCTTGGACAGCGTGAACCAGTTTGTGCCCCAATCAGTATCGGCCACCCAGCCGCCGCTGGCCACGGCCAGCAGGAGCAGGGCCACGCCGATCAACGAGACTTCGGAGACCCGCCCGGGCCGCAGGAAACGCAGATAGAGACCCATGAAGATGGCGATCGGGATGGTCATCGCGATCGAGAACACGCCCCATGGGCTTTCCGCGAGTGCGCCGACCACGACCAGTGCCAGCACCGCCAGCAGGATCACCATGATGGCGAGTACGGCGATGATGGCCGCGACGCCGCCGATGGCGCCCAGCTCGTCGCGCGCCATCTGTCCCAGGGAGCGTCCGCGGCGACGGGTCGAGATCGCCAGCACCAGGTAGTCCTGCACGCAGCCGGCGAACACCGCGCCGAGGATGATCCAGATTGTGCCGGGCAGATACCCCATCTGCATGGCCAGGACCGGGCCGACGAGCGGGCCGGCCCCGGCGATCGCGGCGAAGTGGTGACCGAACAGCACCCGCCGGTCGGTGGGCATGTAGTCGGTGCCGTTCTCGAAAATCTCTGCCGGAGTGGCGTTGTCGTCGCGTGGGCGAACGATCTTCATCTCGATCAGCCGCGCATAGAACCGGTAGCCGATGACGTAGGTGCAGATTGCGGCAATGACGAACCACACCGCGTTGACGGTTTCGCCGCGGAAGAACGCGATGATGGCCCACGCGATCGAACCGAGGACTGCGATGGTGCCGAAGATCAGTTTGTGCCGGAGGGTGATCGGCGATCGGTCGACGACGGCCACCGGCGGCAGATCGGGATCGGTGCGGATGTAGGTGACGTCGCCCTTGGTCTCTTCAATGTGTTCCGACGGCGTGCCGGTCGGTGCAGCCACAGTGTTTCTCCTTGCCGAGACGTGTATTGCCAGGCCGTTGCGTCATCCTTTCATTCACAGGTTCGGCGGGATCGGGAACGGGCCGGAAAACCCGCGGCGACTTGTCAGTGCCGTGGAGGGGCCCGGGGAACTGACCACGCCGAAGCTGTTGTTATCACGCAGAAGTTCGAGTAGCACGCACGATAACTACAGCCTCGGCGGGCCAGCCCCTAGTCGCGCTCGTAGAAGGCGCGCACCGTGTCAACGGTGTCGGCCTCGGCTGGACTCTTGTCGTCGCGGTAGCGCAGCACCCGGGCGAACCGCAGTGCCATGCCGGCGGGGTACCGGCTGGAGCCCTGCACGCCGTCGAACGCGATCTCGACGACCTGCTCGGGACGAACCGGCACCACATACTGATCGAGCGGACCCACCGCGAGCTCGCTGAACCTCGCGGTCTGCCACTCCAGCATGGCGTCGGTCATGCCCTTGAAGGTCTTGCCGAGCATCACGAAGCCGCCGCTGTTCGGGTCGCGTGCGCCGAGATGAATGTTGGACAGCTTCCCGGTGCGCCGCCCGGAACCCCACTCCACGGCGAGCACGACCAGATCCAGCGTGTGTACCGGCTTGACCTTCAGCCAGCCCGCACCCCGACGGCCCGCCTCGTAGGGCGAACTGGGGGACTTCGCCATCACCCCTTCGTGACCGGCGGCCAGTGTGACGTCCAGAAACTTCTGTGCGGCAACAGCATCCGTAGTCGCGAGCCGGTCTACACGCTGATCGTCGGGCACGATCTCGTCCAGTGCGGCCAGCCGGGCACGCGTCGGCTCGTCGAGCAGGTCGACACCGTCCAGATGCAGGATGTCGAAGAAGAAAACCGAAAGCGGCTGCGCCGCCCGCGCGGCGGCGACGTCGATACTTCTCCCGAATCGCGAAGCGGTGACCTGGAACCGGTGGGGGCGGTTGTCGGAGCGCAGGGCGATGGCCTCGCCGTCGGCGATCAATTCCGTTACCGGCAGCGCGAGCGCCGCGTCCACCACCTCGGGCAGCCGGGCGGTGACGTCGTCGAGGCTGCGCGTATAGACGGTGACGTCGTTGCCGGAACGGTGAATCTGCACGCGGGCGCCGTCGAGTTTCGCCTCGAAAATGGCGTCGCCGCTGAGGCGTTCGAGGGCGTCGGCCACGCCGGTGGCGGTCTGGGCGAGCATGGGGCCGACCGGCCTGCCGACCTTGAGAGTGAATTCGTCTAGCGCTTCGGCCCCGCCGGTCAGCGCCGAGGCCGCCACCGCCGGCAGGTCGCCGCCGAGCATGGCGGCACGGCGGACGGCGGCGACGGGCAGGCCGGCCGACTTCGCGACTGCGTCAGCCATCACCCCGGCCAGCGCACCCTGACGGAGTTCGCCACCGAGCAGCCGGCGCAGGAACACCTGCTCGGTCTCGGTGGCCGCGCCAAACAGGCCGCCGAGCAGTTCGGCCCGTCGGGCTTGCGACCCCTTGCCGGCGACGGCGCCGATCTCGGTGAACGTCGCGTCGACCGCCGACACCGTCAGCGAGGGCTCCTCAGCGTGTGGGGGCAGTGAGCGCAGCGCCGCCCAGCCGACCCCGATCTGCCGTTGCGGTAGCTCGCCGGACAGCCACGACACCACCACCTGCACGACTCGCGGATCCCCGACGCCGGTCAGCAGTTGGGCGATCCGCGCCACCTTGGCCAGCCGCGACGACGTCGCCGACACATCGGCTGAGGCCGCCGCGACATCGCCGAGCAACATGCCTCCAGGTTGGCACGACATCAAAGACAACGCGCGCCGCGTCAGGCGACTTCGAAGGACACCGAATGCCAGCCCGTCGCGCCGTCCGGCGCCGGCGGTGCCTGGTCCTCGGTCTGCACCGCGCCGGTGTTGTCCGTGGCGCGCACCGTGATCGCGTGCGTACCGGTCTGGGTGGCCGTCCACGGAAAGCTCCACAGCCGCCAGGTGTCGTTCGAGTACGCCGCGCCGAGCTTGGCCTGCTGCCACGGTCCATCGTCGATGCGGACCTCGACGGCCTTCACGCCCCGGTTCTGCGCCCACGCCACCCCGCCGAAGGTCACCGGCCCCTTGCCAACCCGCTGACTGTCACGCGGCACGTCGATCCGCGACTCGGTCTTTATCGGGCCGCGCTCGGACCAGCCCAGCTTGCTCCAGTAGGCCTGCGCCTTGTCGAAGCGGGTGAGCTCCAAATCCACCACCCACTTGGTGGCCGAGACGTAGCCGTACAGCCCCGGCACCACCAACCGGGCGGGATAACCGTGCTCGACGGGCAGGGGCACGCCGTTCATCCCGATCGCCAGCATCGCGTCACGCCCGTCGGTGAGCGCCTCCACTGGGGTGCCCGCGGTGAACCCGTCCACCGATGTCGAGAGCACCATGTCCGCGTCGGTGTGAATACCAGCGTCGCGCAACAGGTCCCGAACCCGGTAGCCGGTCCAGGTCGCGTTGGAAATGAGATCGCCACCGACCGGGTTGGACACGCAGGCCAGCGTCACGACCTTC includes:
- a CDS encoding ATP-dependent DNA ligase is translated as MLLGDVAAASADVSATSSRLAKVARIAQLLTGVGDPRVVQVVVSWLSGELPQRQIGVGWAALRSLPPHAEEPSLTVSAVDATFTEIGAVAGKGSQARRAELLGGLFGAATETEQVFLRRLLGGELRQGALAGVMADAVAKSAGLPVAAVRRAAMLGGDLPAVAASALTGGAEALDEFTLKVGRPVGPMLAQTATGVADALERLSGDAIFEAKLDGARVQIHRSGNDVTVYTRSLDDVTARLPEVVDAALALPVTELIADGEAIALRSDNRPHRFQVTASRFGRSIDVAAARAAQPLSVFFFDILHLDGVDLLDEPTRARLAALDEIVPDDQRVDRLATTDAVAAQKFLDVTLAAGHEGVMAKSPSSPYEAGRRGAGWLKVKPVHTLDLVVLAVEWGSGRRTGKLSNIHLGARDPNSGGFVMLGKTFKGMTDAMLEWQTARFSELAVGPLDQYVVPVRPEQVVEIAFDGVQGSSRYPAGMALRFARVLRYRDDKSPAEADTVDTVRAFYERD
- a CDS encoding nucleoside/nucleotide kinase family protein, whose amino-acid sequence is MDRVVSETVAVLDAAPSRVLVGITGPPGAGKSTLAQAVVSRIQGASYLPMDGFHLSNTVLARLGRCDRKGAADTFDAAGYVSVLHRVRSDYRLRDVYVPDFDRRLDEPVAAGHVIAADCRLVITEGNYLGVPDGEWSGVRGLLDRLFYVDCPADVRWERLVARHIAGGRTRAAAEAWVDEVDEPDATLIATTRQWCDAVIDGC
- a CDS encoding carbon starvation CstA family protein; translated protein: MAAPTGTPSEHIEETKGDVTYIRTDPDLPPVAVVDRSPITLRHKLIFGTIAVLGSIAWAIIAFFRGETVNAVWFVIAAICTYVIGYRFYARLIEMKIVRPRDDNATPAEIFENGTDYMPTDRRVLFGHHFAAIAGAGPLVGPVLAMQMGYLPGTIWIILGAVFAGCVQDYLVLAISTRRRGRSLGQMARDELGAIGGVAAIIAVLAIMVILLAVLALVVVGALAESPWGVFSIAMTIPIAIFMGLYLRFLRPGRVSEVSLIGVALLLLAVASGGWVADTDWGTNWFTLSKVTLSWCIIVYGLAASVLPVWFLLAPRDYLSTFMKVGTIVLLAVGILLARPIMEAPAVSKFAESGSGPVFAGSLFPFLFITIACGALSGFHSLISSGTTPKLLEKESQMRLIGYGGMLTESFVAIMALITAAILNQHLYFAINAPSAQTGTTAETAAKYVNGLGLSGAPITAGQINEAAASVGEHSIISRTGGAPTLAFGMSEVLHQVFGGPGLRAFWYHFAIMFEALFILTTVDAGTRVARFMLSDGLANLGGPFTRLRNPSWRVGAWICSVLVVAGWGSILLMGVTDPLGGINTLFPLFGIANQLLAAIALTVVTVVVVKRGLLKWAWIPAVPLLWDLTVTLTASWQKIFSGDPKVGYWTQHFQYRAAADAGKTAFGSAKNVDQLHAVIRNTFIQGTLSIVFAAAVIIVFVAGVIVALRALRGGGPPLSDDTPVPSKIFGPSSLISTAAEKEVQKQWEALPAPHARSVGTSAH
- a CDS encoding YbdD/YjiX family protein, with the translated sequence MGGATRTARQIRWYVSALMGDSHYRRYLEHRARTHPGEPVLSEAQYWRKRHADADANPTARCC